The genomic interval TTTTATCCACTAGTCTGTAAGTACTGTTAATGATATACTGTTCTGTCACAGTTGGAGAAACTTACTTAATCACTGTGTAACTGTAAGCCCTTTGGCACTGGTCAAAGGTAGTTCAGTGTCCTTTTAATGGACTTCTCAGCTCTGGCCGAACATGAAGCCGCTGACGCACACTGTGATTCTGTTTAGGTGTAAGACCATGAGTAAAGAGTCCAGGATGAGGGCATCAGTGAACCAGAAGCTGACGGAgatgggcgagcgagagaggtcAGAGTTTGTAATATTTGTGCTGTAGCTTGTAGCAATGTAGTTTCACAATAATTTTGATACACTTATAGTAATATTcgctgtttttatttactttaatactaaattaaaaaaaaaacctctgatCTCAATGGGAGAGATTTtgttcagtttgtctgtgtTACCCACTGATATTCATAATACAACAAAAGTTGttattgcatttcatttttagacTGAAGGAGTTGTTGAGAGCCAAGCTCACAGAATGTGGATGGAAAGACCAGATGAAAGCTCATTGCAAGGGTAAAAGTCACTATACTTAGCTATAGTCCTCCCACATTCACTGCCATTTAGTGTGGATTGATTCACAGCCTTCATAAAGactttttttgccttttaataCCCTTATTCTTACTTTGAGGAAGTGTTATGTATAACAATGTTAACATGAGGTCTACACGTATTTGCAGAAGTAATCAAAGAAAAAGGCTTGGACCATGTCACGGTGGAAGACCTGGTGGTAGACATCACTCCCAAAGGACGAGGTATGCCAGCTTAAATTGGAAAGAATAATGACTCAGTAATCACTCAGATGCAGAACAAAACAGTTTCTGTAATAGTATATTTTCCTGTTACTTGCACTAATttataaatggaaaacaaactGACTAAAATTCTTGAAACTGAAAATGCTATGTGATATCACATTTGTTTAGTTAGTAAGTCAGTCTGTAAAGTGTTTCCAGTGGAAAATGTGGCTGAAAGTGTAAAGACGGTAGCGTTGCACTGATCCCAtgggt from Betta splendens chromosome 16, fBetSpl5.4, whole genome shotgun sequence carries:
- the eny2 gene encoding transcription and mRNA export factor ENY2; translated protein: MSKESRMRASVNQKLTEMGERERLKELLRAKLTECGWKDQMKAHCKEVIKEKGLDHVTVEDLVVDITPKGRALVPDSVKKELLQRIRAFLAQHAT